One Mus musculus strain C57BL/6J chromosome X, GRCm38.p6 C57BL/6J DNA window includes the following coding sequences:
- the Fthl17e gene encoding ferritin heavy polypeptide-like 17: MAEAPSRMQQNYDWQCEDAINTHIQLCLYASYEYMSMAVYFDRDDVAQENFKRFFLTKSHNCQTSAEMFMHLQNKRGGCSSLQGIARPERDSWHGGFQAMECAFHMEMLINQSLLNMHEVAKEKGDPHLCHFLEQNCLDQQVDILKEMSGYLTNLRQMGAVEHNLAEYLFDKLSLS; encoded by the coding sequence ATGGCCGAAGCGCCCTCTCGAATGCAGCAGAACTATGACTGGCAGTGCGAGGATGCTATCAACACCCACATCCAGCTGTGCCTCTATGCCTCCTACGAGTACATGTCGATGGCAGTCTACTTTGACCGTGATGACGTGGCCCAGGAGAACTTCAAGCGTTTCTTCTTGACCAAGTCACACAACTGCCAGACCAGTGCAGAGATGTTCATGCACCTACAGAATAAGCGTGGAGGCTGCAGCTCCCTTCAGGGCATCGCGAGACCAGAACGTGACAGCTGGCACGGGGGATTTCAAGCCATGGAATGTGCCTTCCACATGGAGATGCTGATCAACCAGAGCCTGCTCAACATGCACGAAGTGGCCAAGGAGAAAGGCGACCCCCACCTCTGCCATTTCCTGGAGCAAAACTGCCTAGATCAGCAGGTCGACATTTTGAAGGAGATGAGCGGCTACCTGACCAACCTGCGCCAGATGGGGGCCGTAGAGCACAACTTGGCTGAGTACCTCTTTGACAAGCTCAGCCTGTCCTAA
- the Fthl17-ps1 gene encoding ferritin, heavy polypeptide-like 17 like 4 — protein MAEAPSRVRQNYDWQCEDAINTHIQLRLYASYVYMSMAVYFDRDDVAQENFKRFFLTKSHNCQTSAEMFMHLQNKRGGCISLQDIARPERDSWHGGFQAMECAFHMEMLINQSLLNMHEVAKEKGDPHLCHFLEQNCLDILKEMSGYLTNLRQMGAVEHNLAEYLFDKLSLS, from the coding sequence ATGGCCGAAGCGCCCTCTCGAGTGCGGCAGAACTATGACTGGCAGTGTGAGGATGCTATCAACACCCACATCCAGCTGCGCCTCTATGCCTCCTACGTGTACATGTCGATGGCAGTCTACTTTGACCGTGATGACGTGGCCCAGGAGAACTTCAAGCGTTTCTTCTTGACCAAGTCACACAACTGCCAGACCAGTGCAGAGATGTTCATGCACCTGCAGAATAAGCGTGGAGGCTGCATCTCCCTTCAGGACATCGCGAGACCAGAACGTGACAGCTGGCACGGGGGATTTCAAGCCATGGAATGTGCCTTCCACATGGAGATGCTGATCAACCAGAGCCTGCTCAACATGCACGAAGTGGCCAAGGAGAAAGGCGACCCCCACCTCTGCCATTTCCTGGAGCAAAACTGCCTAGACATTTTGAAGGAGATGAGCGGCTACCTGACCAACCTGCGCCAGATGGGAGCCGTAGAGCACAACTTGGCTGAGTACCTCTTTGACAAGCTCAGCTTGTCCTAA